A genomic window from Pelorhabdus rhamnosifermentans includes:
- the acsB gene encoding acetyl-CoA decarbonylase/synthase complex subunit alpha/beta has translation MSTALFKATYEGAVIATSYAQILLEKAIKEYGAATPVKYPDTAYRLPVITALSGEEVDMLGDLPPILSRIRSSHIREELTFENAKLNGEATHYAAEIIEALRYLNGEKPEKAPWTGFLPDSILRKSGVPLVDGTIPGVAVIIGKARTSKEAAKLIKNLQSKGLMIFLVNEIIEQLLEENVKLGADYLAFPVGNFTAAIHAVNFAYRAGLAFGGIKPGQRQQQLDYQCRRVPAFVLALGEFDEVKIAAELGAVAMGFPVVTDQSLAEEIPDWFVSEPDYDEMVKLALELRGIKLKIVDIPVPITIGPAFEGESIRRSDTYLEFGGNKTTAFELVTMVDADAIEDGKITVIGPEITDVKEGDRLPLAIMVNIYGRKMQEDFEGVLERRIHYFVNYGEGLWHVGQRDLAWLRISKGAAAVGFKIRDYGEILIAKLKSDYPAIVDRVQVTLITDQAIVEEKIKIARKKYAARDARLKGLNDEAVDTFYSCILCQSFAPNHVCIVTPERVGLCGAVSWLDAKASNEITPTGPNQPIEKGACLDAEKGMWQNVNSYLYNASNRALEEVNLYTLMDRPMTSCGCFEAIVAIAPEANGIMVTTREFAGDTPCGMSFSTLAGAVGGGLQAPGFMGIGRRYIVSDKFIPADGGIARIVWMPKELKEFLRADLTEQAVKHGLGEGFVDQIADESVSCTMEEILPYLEEKHHPALTMDPLI, from the coding sequence GTGTCAACTGCATTATTTAAGGCCACTTATGAAGGGGCAGTCATTGCCACCAGTTATGCTCAAATACTTTTGGAAAAAGCGATCAAAGAATATGGCGCCGCGACCCCGGTCAAATATCCTGATACGGCTTATCGATTGCCGGTCATTACCGCTCTTAGCGGTGAAGAAGTCGATATGCTAGGGGATTTGCCGCCGATTCTCAGTCGCATCCGATCTAGTCATATCCGGGAAGAACTGACTTTTGAGAACGCTAAGTTGAACGGTGAAGCCACTCACTATGCTGCCGAAATTATTGAAGCGTTGCGTTATCTCAATGGAGAAAAACCCGAAAAAGCGCCTTGGACCGGATTTTTGCCTGACTCAATTTTGCGAAAGTCTGGTGTGCCTCTTGTCGATGGCACCATACCGGGGGTTGCCGTTATTATCGGCAAAGCGCGTACTTCAAAAGAAGCGGCTAAACTTATTAAAAACCTGCAGTCTAAGGGTTTGATGATTTTTTTGGTTAATGAAATTATCGAACAACTACTAGAAGAGAATGTGAAACTCGGGGCTGATTATCTCGCTTTCCCTGTGGGAAATTTCACAGCGGCGATTCATGCCGTCAACTTTGCTTATCGGGCCGGTTTGGCTTTTGGCGGCATTAAACCGGGGCAGCGACAGCAACAACTTGATTATCAGTGTCGCCGAGTACCCGCTTTTGTTTTAGCGTTGGGCGAATTTGATGAAGTCAAAATCGCCGCCGAACTGGGCGCCGTCGCCATGGGTTTCCCGGTGGTTACTGACCAGTCTTTGGCTGAAGAGATTCCCGACTGGTTTGTCTCTGAGCCCGATTACGACGAAATGGTTAAATTAGCACTTGAATTGCGGGGCATAAAACTCAAAATTGTTGATATTCCCGTGCCAATCACGATTGGTCCGGCTTTTGAAGGTGAAAGTATCCGACGCTCCGATACTTACCTCGAATTTGGCGGTAATAAGACAACCGCCTTTGAATTGGTTACCATGGTTGACGCTGATGCAATTGAAGACGGCAAGATTACTGTTATCGGTCCCGAAATTACCGATGTCAAAGAAGGTGATCGTCTGCCCCTTGCCATTATGGTCAATATTTATGGCCGCAAAATGCAGGAGGACTTCGAAGGAGTTCTTGAGCGTCGCATTCACTACTTCGTCAACTACGGTGAAGGACTTTGGCATGTGGGACAAAGAGATTTGGCGTGGCTGAGAATTAGCAAGGGAGCGGCGGCGGTAGGTTTCAAGATTCGTGATTATGGTGAAATTCTGATTGCCAAGTTAAAGTCAGACTATCCGGCCATTGTGGATCGTGTCCAGGTTACACTCATTACCGACCAAGCTATTGTTGAAGAAAAAATCAAAATCGCTCGCAAAAAGTATGCCGCTCGCGATGCTCGACTCAAAGGTCTCAATGACGAAGCTGTGGATACTTTCTATTCATGTATTCTTTGTCAATCTTTCGCTCCCAACCACGTTTGTATCGTAACACCCGAACGGGTTGGTTTGTGTGGAGCAGTCAGTTGGCTGGATGCCAAAGCTTCCAATGAGATTACACCTACCGGCCCGAATCAGCCGATTGAAAAAGGTGCATGTCTGGATGCTGAAAAAGGCATGTGGCAAAACGTTAACTCCTATCTTTATAATGCTTCTAATCGTGCGCTGGAAGAAGTCAATCTCTATACGCTAATGGACCGCCCCATGACTTCTTGCGGCTGTTTTGAGGCTATCGTAGCTATTGCGCCGGAAGCCAATGGAATTATGGTTACCACCCGGGAATTCGCCGGTGACACTCCTTGTGGCATGTCATTTTCGACGCTGGCCGGGGCTGTCGGCGGGGGTCTCCAGGCGCCCGGTTTCATGGGCATTGGACGGCGGTATATCGTCAGCGATAAGTTTATTCCGGCTGACGGCGGTATTGCCCGGATCGTTTGGATGCCGAAAGAACTGAAAGAATTCCTGCGAGCCGATTTAACCGAGCAAGCCGTTAAGCACGGCTTGGGTGAAGGGTTCGTCGACCAGATCGCCGATGAATCGGTTAGCTGCACGATGGAGGAAATACTTCCCTATCTTGAGGAAAAGCACCATCCGGCTCTCACTATGGATCCTCTAATTTAG
- the acsC gene encoding acetyl-CoA decarbonylase/synthase complex subunit gamma, translating into MALTGLDIFKQLPKKNCKECGVATCMAFAMSIASGKAALESCPYVSEEAKEILGAAGAPPIRLVKVGVGEKALALGDETVIFRHDKTFFHPTAFAVSVDDTLSADLLAAKIAKINDLKVERVGQELSVNLIAVVNASHDSAKYKDTIEKVTSQTDFPLVLISNNIAALEAALSVVSANRPLIYAATADNYEQVIGLAKSYNCPVVVKGNNLADTAALVEKVAPLYKELVIDTGSRTTSQVLADQTQIRRLSIKKKFRPLGYPTITFTTSDDPREEVIQAGVYIAKFASIIVVKADEKSQILPLLTWRQNVYTDPQKPIAVEAKIYEIGAVTPDSPVYICTNFALTYFAVEGEVSGSKIPGYILPVDTDGTSILTSWASGKFTADSIAEFLESSGIKSKINHTTCVIPGHTAVLSGKLKEKSGWNVLVGPEEAAGIPAFAKAHFL; encoded by the coding sequence ATGGCTTTAACAGGTTTGGATATTTTTAAGCAATTGCCCAAGAAAAATTGTAAGGAATGTGGCGTAGCCACCTGTATGGCTTTTGCGATGTCAATCGCTTCAGGGAAGGCCGCCTTAGAAAGTTGCCCCTATGTATCAGAAGAGGCAAAAGAAATACTTGGAGCAGCAGGCGCTCCGCCAATCCGTCTGGTTAAGGTAGGGGTAGGCGAAAAGGCGCTGGCATTAGGTGACGAGACTGTTATTTTTCGGCATGATAAAACCTTTTTCCACCCCACGGCTTTTGCTGTCTCAGTGGATGATACGCTATCAGCGGATTTGCTGGCGGCCAAAATTGCCAAAATTAACGATTTGAAAGTGGAGCGGGTCGGTCAAGAATTGAGCGTTAATCTTATCGCTGTCGTTAATGCTTCCCACGACTCTGCGAAATATAAGGATACTATCGAAAAAGTTACTTCTCAGACTGATTTTCCGCTTGTTTTGATCAGCAATAATATAGCGGCTCTGGAAGCGGCATTGTCGGTAGTTTCGGCCAATAGACCGCTGATTTATGCTGCTACAGCCGATAATTATGAACAGGTAATTGGACTGGCGAAATCCTATAATTGCCCTGTTGTTGTAAAAGGAAATAATTTGGCTGATACCGCCGCGTTGGTAGAGAAGGTCGCTCCTCTTTACAAAGAATTGGTCATTGATACTGGTAGCCGGACTACTTCTCAGGTATTGGCTGATCAGACTCAAATTCGTCGTTTGTCGATCAAAAAGAAATTTCGTCCACTAGGTTATCCGACTATTACCTTTACTACTTCTGATGATCCACGGGAAGAAGTAATCCAAGCTGGCGTGTATATAGCCAAATTCGCCAGCATTATTGTAGTAAAAGCTGATGAAAAATCGCAAATTTTACCCCTGTTGACCTGGCGACAAAATGTTTATACTGATCCGCAAAAACCGATTGCCGTTGAAGCAAAAATTTACGAAATCGGCGCGGTTACTCCTGATTCCCCCGTATATATATGCACAAACTTCGCCCTTACTTATTTTGCGGTTGAGGGTGAAGTGTCGGGAAGTAAGATTCCGGGATATATACTGCCTGTAGATACTGATGGCACCTCGATTCTTACCTCGTGGGCGTCAGGCAAGTTTACTGCTGATTCCATCGCCGAATTTCTCGAAAGTTCTGGCATAAAAAGCAAGATCAATCATACCACCTGTGTTATTCCCGGACATACCGCCGTCCTCAGCGGTAAATTGAAAGAAAAATCCGGTTGGAACGTGCTGGTTGGACCAGAGGAGGCCGCTGGTATTCCGGCATTTGCCAAAGCACATTTTCTTTAA